The Nymphaea colorata isolate Beijing-Zhang1983 chromosome 7, ASM883128v2, whole genome shotgun sequence DNA window aaatacaataaaaaatgttttttaaatataaactattttttgaatataaaatatatttttaataataaaatatattttttaataaaataaaaaaaatattgttatcGGGCCAACCCGAGCTAGCCCGATACAGTTTTTTCGAACTCGAGCCAGCCGGCTATCGAGTGCCCATTGGGTACTTCGGCCCAATGCCGAAGTCTAACAGTAGGAGAACATCTCAATATACCAAAAGTATACTCTCCGTGCCCTAGGCCGAGGTAACTTTTCTCTGGCAATATATCTCCCCCTACTTTTGAAGGTTTGACTGCTCATTGTCAGTCTCGATTCCTCCCTTGCACCACATAAATAAACACTCTTGCATTGCACCTTGATTAAAATAGGCCGCGTGTATTTTGCTATTCAACAAGGAAATTTAGCTAGTCAGTGGTCCATAATACTGCTCCGAGGTCTGTCCTGACAGGTGCCCTTTGTTATTTATTTGAGTGTGGGATAAAGCTACAGTCAGCGACAGAACCAGAATCACTGACCCTTGTCTATTCTATCCACCGCATGTGGCATGGCTAGACTAATCAAAAATTGTCGATGAGCTGGTGTGACAATTAGCTCAGCTGCTGGCTACAGCCCATAGATCTTAGAAACTAGCAAGATCCAATCAAACGAGGCCAAGTAGGCCTCGAGTCGAGCCAGCTCAAGTTTGACTTGAACTTGCTCGTcctcaactcaaactcgactacATAATACATGTTGAATTATGATGATTCAGAGGAGTaacaactaaacaagttaatcGAGTTAAATGTACTAAAAAAcgagacatgcttaacataaatgagaTCAAAGGAATTGAGTTCAAACTCAACGTCGAACTGTCAAGTCGGGGTgaagtcgagcccgagctttttctatcaagctcaacTTGAGTTTGAGTCCAGTTCAAACTCCAGTTTTATGAGTCTAGCCGAGGacacaactcaaactcaactcgtgagtatctctctctctctctcccctcgaTTAGTGCGAACAAGTCATGAAATCGTAATGTTATAACCACCTTTAATATTGAGGATTTGGGCCAAAACCAACCATTTATATGGGCATCATGATGCACATAAGGTAATTTATGTGAATCTAACAAGCAGAGTAAGAAGGATTGAGTGGTCGCATACATGCGTGATCCATAGGAAGGTCCCAAGAAGTGGATGCTACCATTCCTAAACATGAAGAAGAATTGTGGAATTACGGAAATATTTTTTCCACTAAAGTTTCGATTGACTGTAATATGACCAAAAGGActaaagaattttttattttcaggcGCACCTTCTAACGAAAATTCTCTAAAAGGAGACCATCTTTAcgcttttcagaaaaaaaacaTCAGACAAAAAGCCTGGAACAGGCTTCCCAATAGCTATAACTTTTTTCTGAATTTGACCCTTTATTAAAAAAGGTCAAGAGTGAATAGTAATAATGTACTTTGATGAAACTGTTAATATTGAGGAAACGTCTTACCTTTGTTTGACAGTTTTTCCGAAAAGCGTGGTCCTTGCCCCAAAAAATAGTCACTTTTGAggcctgaaaatgaaaattcccAGAGatggaaataagaaaaagcTCATATCCCTTTCCCTGATAATGTTAAGTTGTTATGCACGTAGGTCCATCCATAATGTATGCATACCGCATTACAGACATGACCATTTTATTACTTTAATCTGAAGCAATTTTTCAGGCTTCCACGAGAATCACGTTGTCTGCACTACATGGTGAACTTTAGTTAACCTTCAGTTTGAAAACATAGTTCTAAGTTAATGTAGGAAGATGCTACAACAAATATATCAGCATTTACACGATATAAAATAATTCAATAGAAGGCTTCTGTACATTTTAACCAGCATCCTCCTCTTCacaattacatgttttgttGCTAAGCAAATGTTCCCTGCACGACAATTCAAAAAAGGTCCAATATGTGATAAATGCTTAAGCTAGTATCAACACAGTTGCTCAAGATAGGGATGTACAATTATCATCGTCAGAAGAAACTCATTTTGAAGTAGCAATCAACAGAAAACATCAGAAGTGGCATATTCTAAGCCTTAtaacaaaaatgagaattttatcACATACCAAATTCAAGGAAGATGACTGTTAGAAAAAATCTACAGCTTATAGTGACAACAGTTGGAACTGATTCACCCAAGATAGTAGATCATGACTTCAATGTGTTCCAAGAACCAgtcaaaagcaaaaggaaaagagttCAATATCTTCCaatattaataaataataagCATATGAGAAATAGCATCTTACCTggatttttcagaaataaaaaaTCGTAAGCCATAGACCAACCTACATGTATGAAAGATATTCCGAGTGTTTGGACCAGACTAAAGACAAGCCAACTTCGAAAGCAAGCTTTCTTTACTAAAAAGGATAGAGATCTTAAAGCTTTTATATCTCTGAAGCCTTTATATCTGTAAAATAAtaaatcaagaagaagaaagctcCCAAAATATGCTTCCTTGACAGTCAAATCAGTGACTCTGTATGATGGCAGAAGTTGCAACAGACCAACACTAGTGATGCTCAAATCTACATTTCTCAATAGAACACACCAGAGAAGGAATTAAAGCTGCTCATAAGCTGCCTATGAAATCCAAAACCTCGGCAGTCTTATATTAGTAGAGATGAGGGCTTACAGAAAATAAGGTCAACACAAACCCAAGTTATTTGCgttcaaaaggaaaaatttggAAGGATGCTTTTCAAAATAGAGAACTGCATTATTCATGTTACCAAAAAACAATgacatgcatttgaaagagaGTTGCTAATTCATCTTTTCcatcttttccaaaaaatattaattaagaCCTGAAGTTTATTTCGtacttgcatgaaaatgaactgAAGATACACTTTTAGCTTTCGCCATCTTGCAACCCATATTGATTGGGTTTGAAACAAGATACGTAACATATCATAAAAgttgtaatttttgttaaaaatattttaaagacAAAAACATAGAAAAGGAATATTAATTTCGATGCAAATCTGCTGTGAGATGTTCTCCCTACCCTtttattaagaaagaataaaacatgtCAAAGAACCATACAAACATCCGACCTGAAAATCACCTCCTGAACACTTAACACTGAAAAAAGTacattaatttcaaaaatacattaACTTCAAGACAAAACTTCAATTTTACATCTAAATGGCCATGAACTGCAAAAGGCATTAGTAGTAGAGAATGTGTTACAAGCAGCATGAATGgtcttattattaaaaatttaaaacttaacAGCTTAAATTACTTTAAATACAAATGGACATCAAATAAGGAAGTCCTAGCATATGACATTACTCCTTAAAATCTTGAACAACTCGATGGCCAtaaaacttcaattttttttagttctaaaaagcagaaaatacacccttaaaaaacaaaattaatatccCTAATTTTGGTGCACGAAATCAGccttaactttttattttttcacttagAACGTCTAATACTACCTCTCACTAAACACTTAGTAATCAGCCTTGAGAAATGTATGTAACTTCAAATAAAATTTGCCATTTTCCTATGTTTGAAGGTGTAAGTGGCATAAGGTACATCTCGTACCATACCATGAGATGACATATGAGTGTGAAATTACATATGATACAACTGGAGTTAGTCTTCCATGTCTAAATGAAGCCTTTGAAAGTGGAAGGTATGGGTTCTTTTATGTCCCCAGAAGGGCAACATTATCAAGATGGGTCGCTACAGTAGACAAAACTCTAGATTCCCATCTGAGTAACCTTATGCATTGTACTATTATGATATGTAACATAATTATATGGATTTTCATTACGGTAGACCTGTCTAGCTCGTTACAAGAGTGTTATTACTTTTACTTGTATGTCACTGTGTTATAAAAAGGATGTACGATATGGTGTGATTCAAATAGTATCATATGACATAGTGTCTGCAATAATTAAAGGGGACCTGAAACCCCTTTATTTTGGGTTTAAAAACCCTTTCTCCATTGGACATATGCAACTCTTAGGAGTTGCATGTGAGTGAATTTTTGACCAAAACCATTGATTTGAAGCCCGATTTATGGTGAGAGATATCATGCTCGAACAAAGGACTTTCACTAGCATCATGTGTAGAAAGAATTTTTGGGACCACCTAAATAAAGACAGACCATGGAATCTCTTGCTTTTATGTTGCCCATCAAAGTTGATTTAGTTGGGGCTGAAATAGGAATAGATTTACAGTTTAAACCAGATAAGGTCATGACATCCCAAACCTGAAATTCCCTTTTTATGATATCCAGATTATGAGATCAGAAGCACTGTTTTAGGTTTATGGGAAAATGTGTAAATTTGTCCCTTGAAAGATACCAAGATCGATTTCCTTGAAAATTATACTATGAAGTGTGAAGAGATTTGGAATTGGTGCTCACTTgttttatgtatgtatgtttgtatgtatgtttgtgtgtatgtatgtcTGTCTCTATATGTGTCTATAGAGTATAGACActgaaagggagagagagctgTAATTTCACTAAATTTTGGATCTGGTTAAATTCAGACTTCAAATCCAGGTTTTGTGTTAACTGGCTGAAACCATCTACTAACGACTCACGAACAGGTCTAATCTGGTATCCCCCAAAATGGCAGGACTCAACCCTCAAGGATTACAAGATCCGAGAATCCCAATCTTAAATACAAGGCATCCTCAAAAGAGTATTTAGCAAACCCGTGAACTGGACTCAGATTGGCTGGCTATTGGTCATGGGTCAGCAAGTTGACTTGGCAGCTTGCCAGGTGAGGTCATCAATTTTCCAGTGTACTTTTTTTCtaagatgataaaaaagttGGATATATCAATATAACAAATCATAAATATAATCATATAGCTATAGTTTAAgaatatatttacaaaataataaCTACTAATAAGCAACATGAATTAGACAACTTAGATTAGACTATTTCCAATAAACAGCTATAGACTATTTCCTAGTGAAAGGGCAATAGTTAGATGCTGAATAAAACAGTCAGGGTCAGGCAATCCCGAGCCAATATAACTGATTCAGCCGATCTAGATCTAGGTCTTCTAGGATTTGGTTGAATTTGTGTGAATACTTGATGAAAGCCTATCCACAACATTAGCAAGTAATTTATTAAGCAAACTATGTCCACATAACATGATATGTAGAAGGGGCCAACAATGTCAGGCCTAGAACAAGCTGGAATGAAATTTGTGATATAAAGAATGTGCCCAATCCACTGCCAGTCAACATCTTGGCACAGTTGCAGAGTGTATAAAGTATTGTATCAAATATTAGAATGCCAGTGGATAAGTAGAGAAATAAAATTGCCTAAATAAACATATAACTAAGAAATTATATATAGTATAACTTCTCAATCAGAAATTCACAGGGCACCATATGAATTCACCGGAAATTTTCCTCAAACAAACGTTCTACAAAATTCAGGAACCTGAAATATAATCAGTCTGAGAAGTTCATAACCATTGGAAAAAAGCCAAACCAGACTTGGGGGAGAAACAGAGCAGATCACTACCTCAATCGTTCACAAAGGCGTGCCAAAGCATCCGAGCCAGTTCTAGAAGCAACATCCTCAATCTCATTTGCATTTGACAAAGTAACACTATCTGCAAGCTTGAATTCACAAAGCTCTTTCAAAGAATATGCATCAGTTAACACAGCTGAATGACCACCACCAGCTGCCAGTTTCCGCACTACTCCAACACACCTATCAAGCACAGTCAAACTTGAGCTTCACAAGTCCACAGTGTGTAAATAAGGGAAACTGTTCATGCATTTCCTAAACAGAATTGAACCACAAATAGGAAAAAACTGACATGGATCCCTCACCAATCTACAGGCGATGGGTGCCAAGCatatgttgattttttgtttgcCGCTTGACCGTAGCTATTATAGCCCCATCCATGAATACTCCCATCTTTCATGGCAACCAATGTATGTGAATGCCCACATGTAACAAGCTGCACGCCTGATGGCACTACCAGAACTGGAATATTGCGTAGATATGCCTCTGTCTCATTTGGAAGACAAGAAAAGAATCCATTCTGAGGACCAAGTCCTAGTTGACCTTCCCGACCACCACCCCAGGCATATAGAGCTCCTTTCTCCGTCAAAGCACAAGTATGTACACCCCCACATGCTACATCCTTCACCACAATCCTTTCAAGGGAAACTACTCTTCGAGGTAGCAGTTCTTTATCCCCATACTGCAAAGAACAGTGTCCAAGCTGTCCCGCATTACCAAGACCCCATGTATATCtgcaacaaatagaaaaagtgtTGCAGCCAAGGTGACATTTCCAGAAAAATAGCATGAGCATTGAGCGTACAAAAAGGAGATTCTTGTGAAAGAACATTTCAATGGGAATGGAACATGACTCAAGTACAGTACATGAACAAATCTGGGTACTGATTAAATAACACAAAGAATCCAATTTATTCTAATGAAATTcctgtcttcctcttctcaatGCATCTCATTCTAATAAGTGCAACAGGTACCCATATTACAATTGTATCACGTAAAAATTTATAAGCTGAAGGAGAAACTAGGCATTTGAGCAGATAGCAGATTAATGGCCCAAAAAGGTATACAATCGAGAGGAGACAAGACAACCACAAAATTCAAGAATAAGAatggatagaaaagaaaattagttaGCACAGTCTAAAGtagcattttttttatggtaTATATCACACAAATTCACCTGGATGGCACCAAACCCAAGTCAAATTGGCCAGACATAGGTGCAACCATGCAAGTATGGGACACAACTGGACACTGCAAACTGACATATTTTTTTGCATACTTGATATCCTTTATTTTGCTTAAATCTTGTTGTGTGTGTGCGTACACATGACAGCTGTGTCCCCTAACTCGAGCTTTTGAAATTGGTCTGTATCCATACCCACACCATGTAACATAGACGGTAATAGACAGTCAATTATTCTGTTTTATGATGTTGGATATGCTTTTTATGCAGGCTCAGTTTCATTTCAGCTTCATATAATTCAGGAAAAATAATAATGCAAGTGGTGACATTATCTGTTTTGTTAGTATTTGTAAGCTGTCCTCCCACTTACAGATAAGATTATTTACGTAGGAAAACTTCCACGGTAAGAAAATCAGGCTAGTCTTATGTGGGAAGAACCAATCATCCTAAAAACATTTCATTTTAGTGTGACAAGTTTATCTCCAATTGCTAACATCTTCTCAGATAACTTACACCTCACCGTCCTCTGATATAGCAGCTGTATGATATTCCCCACATGATACATGGATAATCTTCACAAATTCAGGGGCCTCATCAAGAAACCTCAGGAAAGCATTTACAACCCGAGCCCCCTGCAATCCTTCACAAGTAAAACCTCTGCCAAGCTGTCCATACTCATTGTAGCCTGGTGTATCAGAACATAATACAATTCTGATTAAAGAATGCAAGATCAACTGTCAAGCAACTAACATAAGCAGCAATAAACAAGAACATGAAGTTCAGATTTTCATTGAACAGACAAAACCATGCATTTCTCTAAATGACATGAGGAAACTTGACAAGAAAACGAAGTACTTTGAGGAAGTGAAATTGACTATTACCCCATGCCTGCAGCAAGCCATCTTCTGACAGAGCCACCGCATGAACTGCTCCACAAGAAACTTGGCGCACAGCCTGCCAATGAATGCATAGGTCTAGATATTATTTATAAGCCAATCTGACTTTGCTAGAAAATCAAACTACAGTTGTTTAGGTTAGCAATCTGATCAACGTGATTCACATGCTAGAACAAAAGGTTTAAGAAAATCAATAGCCATTAGATAAACCTAGATCATTATCATAAATAATACCATCTAACTCCCCTTTGATTCTTAACAAACCACACCTCAGCAAACTGGACTAGAAATATAATAACTACATTACATGGGTGCATCTTAACAGCTGCCGAACCTGTATCGATGCTGGTGCTGGTGTTGATGCTGTTCTGACACAGCACGTCCATTGCGGTCAGCTGAACCGgactaaaactgaccattttaaatgcaCATCTGACTAAACTTgccttatttcaaaaagtttacAATGACTAAAATATAAATACAAATAAGTAAGGTTATTAAACAGTTAACTAATTATACAACTacataactatatatatatatatatatatacatatcattGCACCCACgccttgtttttttttgaaatttgtcttACCTGCACCCACACCATGCACCCATGCAACATAGTATAATAATTTATCTAGTAGTTTCAAGTGAAATAACACCCTGCTACTTTATTTGCACACAATTTGCAATGTGTAAACAAGAAACGGAAACACAAAAGATACATTTGAGGTATCGCTTGATTTGCTTTACCATCATGCATAAAACATTCAATTGGAGGACTTTGAAATGTTCAGTAACAGGCAGTACAGAGAATTTATTGAGTAATTTTGGCCATGTCATGATGAGGTGATtcacttaaaagttaaaactaaatctgaccACGATAAAGACAATATTCATTCAAAAAGCACATtaagaaaaacagaaatgatTATAGGCAAATAGGCAATGCATCTCCAGCATAATAAAGTTAATTTCTTGCTTCTGTTTAACATGGTATAGTCAACAACCAGATTAGAACAAATTCAGAAAAAAGTTCGCATACAGTAGTTGGAGTAAAAGCTCCCCAATACAAGCGTGGATAATTTGATCCCtgtgaaagaaaaagatttacTGTTACAAGGAgtaaaaataacttaaaatctGTGAAGAGGCAAGGAGATGACACCTAACCTGATTTTGTCCCCAAACCCACAACTTCCCTTTAGGTTGTGTCCCATCATTTTCACGAGGTTCAGCAATTGCAGCTGTACAATGGGCCCCACATGAGACAGACTTAACAATTTCTGTCTGCAAAAGCTTCACCCTTTTTGGACGATCGCTTCTTTCCTCGGTCCCATCTCCAAGCTGGCCAAAGTCATTTGATCCTAAAATAGTTTGCTTACAAAAAAGTCAATCCAGTGCTATGCCACAGGACATGACACGACAGAGATCATAAGTAGGAGAGACAAACAAATTGGCATTATCATACATTAATTAGGTGTTTATTTATGTGTACATGGATTTCAATACGTTCATCAAAGTTCTTAATTCAAAGGTACTACACATGATTATCACAAACAGCAACTAAAATTGCTAATCAGAAATATCAAATAGAAAAATCCAATTGCATTTAAATCAACATAATTGACGAAAAATTTTCaagcaaaagggaaaaaatgcagGAGACATAAAGTCATAAACTAAGTAAACAATAACAGGAAATGGATAAAGTTAAGGACACACTGTTGACTGAGCCCGAAACTGGTATACTTGTGTCCATGAAGTCTTGTGGCATGTCATGCATGGATACAGGAGATGCTTACTGGGTGAAGTGCATTGTGAACCCTAGGGAAGTAAAAGATATAACACTGATTGGGATTATGgatgagaaaaaataagaaaattctaaaaattttaaataatagaCAGCTGAAAAGAAATCAACCTATGATCACATTAATGTTACCATGCCTACATCAGGAACACATTTAGCCTAGAGATTACATCTCAACAAATTGcaatttcattaatatttttcatattgtcGCTAATTAAATCATCTGTAGCCACAACAATGTACAAACAACCACGCAGCTTAGACCCCTAATCTAAGAAAGTATGACTAATAAACAGTAAGCCAAATTAATAAGTAAAATCTCCCAAAAACAATTAGTAAAATTATTCGAACCTTCGAGGGGTGTCAAAGCATTGTTAGAGATATTGTCTGAGGCTTATCAGCGAGGTTTTCCTTGGTTATTAGTCGGGAAGTTCTTCCTCGCCGAGTTTTCTAATAATTGTGTTACAAAAAcattgtttaaaattcaaaatatttaataatcTGCTAGAAGAAACCTAAAAAacttaaatatattaaaaaatttggaaaaaaggATGGGGAGAAGCCAAAGAACttgataaaaatgcatttttcaaacAGTCCAGGAACACATAAAGGCATGAATGCGGATTATAATAGCTCAAGCCAAATGATCCTCCAACAAACAATAACTTGCCAGATTCAAATCAGCAGAACTTAATCAAGAGGGTGCCATATTAACTTCTACGCAAGAAAACAATCTACCAATTTAAGAATTTTATTGTTCAGATAACATTTATTAGTCAGATCTCTAGAAACAACACCCAAAACTTTCCAAACATCTAATTTGCTCTCCGTCAAACAGAGATTTTTAACCCAAACTGCTGGACTTTCTAACTGATGTCATTAGTCAGCCAATGACTCGGtgcagaaaacaaagaagacagCCATAAAGAGGTACATGACTTCATAGATCCAAACTCGAAAAGTGGAGAAGATgtggaaattaaaaaacaaaaaaacaaaaaaaaaacaaacaagggaatgacaagaaaaaaagatacCAGAAAGTGTCGTAGCAATCATGAATAAAAAGTGAAGCatcaaaaaaggaagaaaatgatcAGCACCAAAGACACAAGTTTGGGGGCCTGAACTGCCCTTAATAGCACAATTTCTCATGAACTCTTAAATATTAATGCCTCatacaagaagaatgaaaagagaaacaaaagaacaaatgtAAAAGGACGAGATAGGAAAAGAAGAGCTGATGGCAACATAAACTAACAAGAAGCGAAAAAAAGGACCAACCCCAAGTGAACAACGACCCATCTGAAGCCACAGCAGCAGTATGTCCACGACCACAAGCAACATCTAGCCAGCGTGCTGTTGGGCCTCCATTGCATTTGAATAATTTAGGAGAGAGCTTCTTTGGAATCCTCAGGTGGCATTCTTGACCCTTCCTACCAGTCTGGCCAGATTGGTTGTATCCCCAAACATATAAAGCACTCTTAGTAGGAAGGTTGAgagtttgaaaatcaaagtaaacATCTTCAGAGTCCATCAGCAACCTCGAAATGTCCATCTgcaatttaacatgaaaaagaaatgttaatgTCTGCAAGCATACATGTGAGTGTGGAGATAGAGAGCAACTAGGTCCAGTAAAAAGCACCTTAAAGGTGCACTTTTGGATCTCGATGCTTTAAGTTGATTTCGCCTAATTTCACAGTTCTACATGGCAGACTGACAAGAATCAAACCCCTCTGATGTGATCTTTTGATCCAAAACTGTGTTTTAGATCGCCACATTTTTGTGATCTGGTGGAGTATAAAATACCACGTACATATGAGCGATTCAGAAGTTGTCTTATCAAGATCAACCATACAGATCATGCCTTTGCAGTTGACTTTGAGTAAAACAACCTGTGAGTTTTTAGGATATGCTAAGTTGACAAGGCTGCAATGGGAAGCAACCATGAGTATATATACTCCTTTCTAAGAAAATTATTGTACAGGCAATAGGCAGTTTACCAATATCATACATTACATAACTAACTTCCCATATGATATGTAACCAACCTTACATATAAGCCACATAATACATCCCTGAAACTAGTTTCTTTCAGGATGTAATGCACCCACAACAgccatatcatatgatacgtcCCCAACAGATTTATAGGAAAAGGCCTGAAGACTGAAACCACCCTTTTGAGTTTCCCTAAAAGCCACATACTAGTACTGAGCCTTAGACATTCCTAGATAGTAGGTACAGAAGGTTTTGTGCCcttgaagagaaaaacaaaagatttgatgctggatttgtgcatcgGAGATCTATCTCATGTTAGAGAACGAGGACTTTCCCTTGCTTTGTGTGTCGAAAAAGGGAATTTGTTTTCCTTCTGAAAGGTATGTAATCTTTTATGTTTAGTGTACATTTGTGTTGTTTTGAAGAGATATAGTTCAAATACAATCCTGCATGTACATT harbors:
- the LOC116257447 gene encoding ultraviolet-B receptor UVR8 isoform X1: MGYIEPTSFQMDISRLLMDSEDVYFDFQTLNLPTKSALYVWGYNQSGQTGRKGQECHLRIPKKLSPKLFKCNGGPTARWLDVACGRGHTAAVASDGSLFTWGSNDFGQLGDGTEERSDRPKRVKLLQTEIVKSVSCGAHCTAAIAEPRENDGTQPKGKLWVWGQNQGSNYPRLYWGAFTPTTAVRQVSCGAVHAVALSEDGLLQAWGYNEYGQLGRGFTCEGLQGARVVNAFLRFLDEAPEFVKIIHVSCGEYHTAAISEDGEVYTWGLGNAGQLGHCSLQYGDKELLPRRVVSLERIVVKDVACGGVHTCALTEKGALYAWGGGREGQLGLGPQNGFFSCLPNETEAYLRNIPVLVVPSGVQLVTCGHSHTLVAMKDGSIHGWGYNSYGQAANKKSTYAWHPSPVDWCVGVVRKLAAGGGHSAVLTDAYSLKELCEFKLADSVTLSNANEIEDVASRTGSDALARLCERLREHLLSNKTCNCEEEDAG
- the LOC116257447 gene encoding ultraviolet-B receptor UVR8 isoform X2 yields the protein MDISRLLMDSEDVYFDFQTLNLPTKSALYVWGYNQSGQTGRKGQECHLRIPKKLSPKLFKCNGGPTARWLDVACGRGHTAAVASDGSLFTWGSNDFGQLGDGTEERSDRPKRVKLLQTEIVKSVSCGAHCTAAIAEPRENDGTQPKGKLWVWGQNQGSNYPRLYWGAFTPTTAVRQVSCGAVHAVALSEDGLLQAWGYNEYGQLGRGFTCEGLQGARVVNAFLRFLDEAPEFVKIIHVSCGEYHTAAISEDGEVYTWGLGNAGQLGHCSLQYGDKELLPRRVVSLERIVVKDVACGGVHTCALTEKGALYAWGGGREGQLGLGPQNGFFSCLPNETEAYLRNIPVLVVPSGVQLVTCGHSHTLVAMKDGSIHGWGYNSYGQAANKKSTYAWHPSPVDWCVGVVRKLAAGGGHSAVLTDAYSLKELCEFKLADSVTLSNANEIEDVASRTGSDALARLCERLREHLLSNKTCNCEEEDAG